Proteins found in one Streptomyces sp. NBC_00461 genomic segment:
- a CDS encoding helicase-related protein: MDLVPALEEPLKKVLGPPTAKVMAENLGLHTVGDLLHHYPRRYEERGQLTHLADLPMDEHVTVVAMVADARLHTFASSKAPRGKGQRLEVTITDGSGRLQLVFFGSGVHKPHKELLPGTRAMFAGKASVFNRRLQLAHPAYELLRGDSEETVETWAGALIPIYPATAKLESWKIGKALQTVLPSAQDAVDPLPPTLREGRGLITLPEALLKIHRPHTKADIEDARARLKWDEAFVLQVALARRRHADSQLPAVARRPKPDGLLAAFDDRLPFTLTEGQQKVSKEIFDDLATEHPMHRLLQGEVGSGKAQPLDSLVLTPAGFRLMGDMAVGDEVVVPDGDIALIDGVFPQGEREVWRLVLSDGSSVECDDEHLWIVGTSSGWQRGQSPEVMTTRELRLDTFTADGSSKWHLPAAAPVDLGGDSALPLDPYRLGLRLGDGSLPGESVPDAFKNTSVKNRHALLQGLLDADGTVGEDGLGISLYSASRGFADDVAWLVRSLGGRARVLSEEFAFRVSVALPDEYAPFRLTRKAERVRPGPGQETFRRGIRAVEYVGRKPVQCISVAHPSHAYVTDNFTVTHNTMVALRAMLATVDAGGQAAMLAPTEVLAQQHHRSITEMMGDLAEGGMLGGVEHATKVVLLTGSMGTAARRQAMLDLVTGEAGIVIGTHALIEDKVQFHDLGLVVVDEQHRFGVEQRDALRGKGKQPPHLLVMTATPIPRTVAMTVFGDLDTSVLDQLPAGRSPIASHVVPAADKPHFLARAWERVREEVEGGHQAYVVCPRIGDDIDEQADPKKSGRKKAPEDEAEKRPPLAVLDVAGKLSKGPLQGLRVEVLHGRMHPDDKDAVMRRFAAGDTDVLVATTVIEVGVNVPNATAMVIMDADRFGVSQLHQLRGRVGRGSAAGLCLLVTEMPEASAARQRLNAVAATLDGFELSRIDLEQRREGDVLGQAQSGARTSLRVLAVIEDEEVIAEAREEATAVVEADPELTALPGLRTALDALLDEEREQYLEKG; this comes from the coding sequence ATGGATCTCGTGCCCGCACTGGAAGAACCGCTGAAGAAGGTGCTCGGACCACCCACCGCGAAGGTGATGGCCGAGAACCTCGGCCTGCACACCGTCGGCGACCTCCTGCACCATTACCCGCGCAGATACGAGGAGCGTGGCCAGCTCACCCACCTCGCCGACCTCCCCATGGACGAGCACGTCACGGTGGTCGCCATGGTCGCCGACGCCCGCCTGCACACCTTCGCTTCCTCGAAGGCCCCTCGCGGCAAGGGTCAGCGCCTGGAGGTCACCATCACCGACGGCAGCGGCCGTCTCCAACTGGTCTTCTTCGGCAGCGGTGTTCACAAGCCCCACAAGGAACTCCTGCCGGGCACACGCGCGATGTTCGCGGGCAAGGCCTCCGTCTTCAACCGCCGCCTGCAACTGGCCCATCCGGCCTACGAGTTGCTGCGAGGCGACAGCGAGGAGACGGTCGAGACCTGGGCCGGCGCCCTCATCCCCATCTACCCGGCCACCGCCAAACTGGAGTCCTGGAAGATCGGCAAGGCCCTCCAGACGGTCCTGCCCAGCGCCCAGGACGCCGTCGACCCCCTTCCGCCCACGCTCCGCGAGGGCCGCGGCCTGATCACCCTCCCCGAGGCCCTCCTCAAGATCCACCGCCCGCACACCAAGGCCGACATCGAGGATGCCCGCGCCCGCCTGAAGTGGGACGAGGCCTTCGTCCTCCAGGTGGCCCTCGCCCGGCGCCGCCACGCCGACTCCCAACTCCCGGCGGTCGCCCGCAGACCCAAGCCCGACGGCCTCCTGGCGGCCTTCGACGACCGCCTCCCCTTCACCCTCACCGAGGGTCAGCAGAAGGTCTCCAAGGAGATCTTCGACGACCTGGCGACAGAGCATCCGATGCACCGGCTGCTGCAGGGCGAGGTGGGTTCGGGCAAGGCACAGCCACTTGACTCCCTCGTGCTCACTCCTGCCGGATTCCGCCTCATGGGCGACATGGCGGTGGGGGACGAGGTCGTCGTGCCGGACGGCGACATCGCGCTGATCGACGGCGTGTTCCCGCAAGGGGAGCGTGAGGTCTGGCGCTTGGTTCTCTCCGATGGAAGCTCCGTCGAGTGCGACGACGAGCATCTCTGGATCGTCGGTACGAGCAGTGGATGGCAGCGAGGCCAGAGCCCCGAGGTCATGACGACGCGAGAGCTCCGGCTGGACACGTTCACAGCCGACGGATCCTCGAAGTGGCACCTCCCGGCAGCCGCCCCGGTCGATCTCGGAGGCGACTCGGCGCTGCCGCTCGATCCGTATCGGTTGGGCCTCCGGCTGGGAGACGGGTCATTGCCCGGGGAATCCGTCCCGGACGCCTTCAAGAACACTTCGGTCAAGAACCGTCACGCGCTGCTGCAGGGTCTTCTGGACGCCGATGGCACCGTCGGCGAGGACGGCTTGGGCATCTCCCTGTACTCGGCCTCGCGCGGCTTCGCCGACGACGTCGCCTGGCTGGTCCGGTCGCTGGGTGGCCGGGCCCGTGTGCTGTCGGAGGAATTCGCCTTCAGGGTCTCGGTGGCCCTGCCTGACGAGTACGCACCGTTCCGGCTCACCCGCAAGGCCGAGCGCGTGCGCCCGGGTCCCGGACAGGAGACGTTCCGGCGAGGCATCCGTGCCGTCGAGTACGTGGGACGAAAACCCGTGCAGTGCATCAGCGTCGCCCACCCGAGCCACGCCTACGTCACCGACAACTTCACGGTCACCCACAACACGATGGTGGCTCTGCGCGCCATGCTCGCCACGGTCGACGCCGGTGGTCAGGCCGCCATGCTCGCGCCGACCGAGGTCCTCGCCCAGCAGCACCACCGCTCGATCACCGAGATGATGGGCGACCTGGCCGAGGGCGGCATGCTCGGCGGAGTGGAGCACGCCACCAAGGTGGTGCTGCTCACCGGCTCGATGGGGACGGCCGCGCGCCGCCAGGCCATGCTGGACCTGGTCACCGGTGAGGCCGGAATCGTGATCGGCACGCACGCGCTGATCGAGGACAAGGTCCAGTTCCACGACCTGGGCCTCGTCGTCGTCGACGAACAGCACCGCTTCGGCGTCGAACAGCGCGACGCCCTGCGCGGCAAGGGCAAGCAGCCCCCGCACCTCCTCGTCATGACGGCCACCCCCATCCCGCGCACGGTCGCCATGACCGTCTTCGGCGACCTCGACACGTCGGTCCTCGACCAGCTCCCCGCCGGCCGCTCCCCGATCGCCAGCCATGTCGTCCCCGCTGCCGACAAGCCCCACTTCCTGGCCCGCGCATGGGAGCGGGTCCGCGAGGAGGTCGAGGGCGGCCACCAGGCGTACGTCGTCTGCCCCCGCATCGGCGACGACATCGACGAACAGGCCGACCCGAAGAAGTCCGGCAGGAAGAAGGCCCCCGAGGACGAGGCCGAGAAGCGCCCCCCGCTCGCCGTCCTCGACGTGGCCGGCAAGCTCTCCAAGGGCCCCCTTCAGGGCCTCCGCGTCGAGGTGCTGCACGGCCGCATGCACCCCGACGACAAGGACGCGGTCATGCGCCGCTTCGCGGCCGGCGACACGGACGTCCTGGTGGCCACCACGGTCATCGAGGTGGGGGTCAACGTCCCGAACGCCACGGCCATGGTGATCATGGACGCCGACCGCTTCGGCGTCTCCCAGCTCCACCAGCTGCGCGGCCGGGTGGGGCGAGGTTCGGCGGCCGGCCTCTGCCTCCTGGTCACCGAGATGCCGGAGGCGAGCGCCGCCCGCCAGCGCCTCAACGCCGTCGCCGCCACTCTGGACGGCTTCGAACTCTCCCGTATCGACCTCGAACAACGCCGCGAGGGTGACGTCCTGGGCCAGGCCCAGTCCGGCGCCCGCACGAGCCTCCGCGTCCTGGCGGTCATCGAGGACGAGGAGGTCATCGCGGAGGCGAGGGAGGAGGCGACTGCGGTGGTGGAGGCAGATCCCGAGCTGACGGCGCTTCCGGGCCTGCGCACAGCCCTGGACGCCCTCCTGGACGAGGAAAGGGAGCAGTACTTGGAAAAGGGCTGA
- the rsmD gene encoding 16S rRNA (guanine(966)-N(2))-methyltransferase RsmD: protein MTRVIAGAAGGRRLAVPPGNGTRPTSDRAREGLFSTWQSLLGGPLAGERVLDLYAGSGAVGLEALSRGAGHTLLVEADARAARTIRENVKSIGLPGAEVRAGKAEQIIQTPAPAEPYDIVFLDPPYAVTDDDLREILLTLRSGGWLAPEALVTVERSTRGGEFRWPDDFEAIRARRYGEGTFWYGRAASTCEDAR from the coding sequence ATGACCCGCGTGATCGCCGGCGCAGCCGGCGGACGTCGCCTAGCCGTCCCACCCGGCAATGGAACCCGCCCCACCTCCGACCGAGCACGCGAAGGTCTCTTCTCCACCTGGCAGTCCCTCCTCGGCGGCCCTCTGGCAGGCGAACGAGTCCTCGACCTCTACGCGGGGTCAGGCGCCGTAGGCCTGGAAGCCCTCTCCCGCGGCGCCGGCCACACCCTCCTGGTCGAGGCGGACGCCCGCGCCGCCCGCACGATCCGCGAGAACGTCAAGAGCATCGGCCTCCCCGGCGCCGAGGTGCGGGCCGGCAAAGCCGAACAGATCATCCAGACTCCGGCGCCGGCGGAGCCGTACGACATCGTCTTCCTCGACCCCCCGTACGCCGTCACGGACGACGATCTTCGCGAGATTCTCCTCACACTCCGCTCGGGGGGCTGGCTCGCGCCGGAAGCCCTCGTCACCGTGGAGCGCAGCACCAGAGGCGGCGAATTCAGGTGGCCGGACGATTTCGAAGCGATCAGGGCCCGTCGTTACGGCGAGGGAACGTTTTGGTACGGTCGCGCCGCCTCTACGTGCGAAGACGCACGATGA
- the coaD gene encoding pantetheine-phosphate adenylyltransferase: MRRAVCPGSFDPITNGHLDIISRASRLYDEVYVAVMINQSKKGLFEIEERIDLIGQVTAEYGNVKVEAFHGLLVDFCKQRDIPAIVKGLRAVSDFDYELQMAQMNNGLSGVETLFVPTNPTYSFLSSSLVKEVATWGGDVSHLVPPLVLQALNKRLRKD; encoded by the coding sequence GTGCGCCGCGCCGTCTGTCCCGGGTCGTTCGACCCGATCACCAACGGACATCTCGACATCATCTCCCGCGCCTCACGTCTGTACGACGAGGTCTATGTCGCGGTCATGATCAACCAGTCGAAGAAGGGCTTGTTCGAGATCGAGGAGCGGATCGACCTCATCGGCCAGGTCACCGCCGAATACGGAAACGTGAAGGTCGAGGCATTCCACGGCCTCCTCGTCGACTTCTGCAAGCAGCGCGACATCCCCGCCATCGTCAAGGGCCTGCGCGCCGTCAGCGACTTCGACTACGAGCTGCAGATGGCCCAGATGAACAACGGGCTCTCCGGCGTGGAGACCCTCTTCGTGCCCACCAACCCGACCTACAGCTTCCTGTCCTCCTCGCTCGTCAAGGAGGTCGCGACCTGGGGCGGAGACGTCTCCCACCTGGTCCCGCCGCTGGTCCTCCAGGCCCTCAACAAGCGCCTGCGCAAGGACTGA
- a CDS encoding DivIVA domain-containing protein encodes MDVQKKLDEIVAAVSSARAMPMSASCVINRADLLAQLEEVRAALPDSLAQAQELIGGREEMVEQARQEADRIIGQAHAERGSLISDTEVARRSQAEADRILTEARQEAEEVRAEADDYVDSKLANFEVVLTKTLGSVGRGREKLLGTGPGVDEQGYEDEDAPERSHDPETLRKDADAYVDVKLGAFEAVLAKTLEAVGRGRQKLHGRIATDDLGALADDASALQHSSDADYLSDLAALTQQETTQAEQSAQQRAYTEPQPAYGYQQQTDPYAGGYQQQGYGGQDAYGYQQADPYAYQGYDAQQAAYDPNQGQQAHQGQQGHQAHQDHQAYALDETSLFDTGMITPEQLRAYEQGRGQ; translated from the coding sequence GTGGACGTGCAGAAGAAGCTCGACGAGATCGTCGCGGCGGTCTCCAGTGCCCGGGCCATGCCCATGTCGGCCTCGTGCGTGATCAACCGCGCCGACCTGCTCGCCCAGCTCGAAGAGGTGCGCGCGGCCCTGCCCGACTCCCTGGCCCAGGCGCAGGAACTGATCGGCGGCCGCGAGGAGATGGTCGAGCAGGCCCGCCAGGAGGCCGACCGGATCATCGGCCAGGCGCACGCCGAGCGCGGCTCGCTGATCTCCGACACCGAGGTCGCCCGCCGCTCCCAGGCCGAGGCCGACCGCATCCTGACCGAGGCCCGCCAGGAGGCCGAGGAGGTCCGCGCCGAGGCCGACGACTACGTCGACTCCAAGCTCGCCAACTTCGAGGTCGTCCTCACCAAAACGCTCGGCTCCGTCGGCCGCGGCCGCGAGAAGCTGCTCGGCACCGGTCCGGGCGTCGACGAACAGGGCTACGAGGACGAGGACGCCCCCGAGCGCAGCCACGACCCGGAGACCCTGCGCAAGGACGCCGACGCCTACGTCGACGTCAAGCTCGGTGCCTTCGAGGCGGTCCTCGCCAAGACCCTGGAGGCCGTCGGCCGCGGCCGCCAGAAACTGCACGGCCGGATCGCCACCGACGACCTCGGCGCCCTCGCCGACGATGCCTCCGCCCTGCAGCACTCCAGCGACGCCGACTACCTGTCCGACCTCGCCGCCCTCACGCAGCAGGAGACCACCCAGGCCGAGCAGTCCGCCCAGCAGCGGGCGTACACGGAGCCACAGCCGGCATACGGCTACCAACAGCAGACCGACCCCTACGCCGGCGGTTACCAGCAGCAGGGCTACGGCGGACAGGACGCGTACGGCTACCAGCAGGCCGATCCGTACGCGTACCAGGGCTACGACGCCCAGCAGGCGGCGTACGACCCGAACCAGGGGCAGCAGGCGCACCAGGGGCAGCAGGGCCACCAGGCGCATCAGGACCACCAGGCGTACGCCCTCGACGAGACCAGCCTCTTCGACACCGGCATGATCACGCCCGAGCAGCTCAGGGCGTACGAGCAGGGCCGAGGCCAGTAA
- a CDS encoding YceD family protein, translating into MALNARLDHRKPLVFDTHELGRRPGALQRLTRQIDAPKDLGIAGVIGVPEGAPLELALRLESVMEGVLVTGAARAQAEGECVRCLEPLELALEAEFQEMFSYHDADDRGRPKAEPTDDAEGSAEDEDRLFIEDGLFDLEPVLRDAVVLALPMQPVCQDDCLGLCSECGARLTDDPDHHHDAVDIRWAALQGLAGSLEDGEKDEMSGADAEAGVDEKQEK; encoded by the coding sequence ATGGCTCTGAACGCCCGCCTCGACCACCGCAAGCCTCTCGTGTTCGACACACACGAGCTGGGGCGGCGGCCCGGTGCGCTGCAGCGCCTGACCCGCCAGATCGACGCTCCCAAGGATCTCGGGATCGCGGGAGTCATCGGAGTGCCGGAAGGCGCCCCGCTGGAGCTCGCACTCCGGCTCGAGTCGGTCATGGAAGGGGTGCTTGTCACAGGCGCCGCCCGTGCACAGGCCGAGGGGGAGTGCGTAAGGTGTCTGGAGCCGCTAGAGCTGGCGCTCGAAGCGGAATTCCAGGAGATGTTCTCGTACCATGACGCCGACGATCGGGGCCGCCCCAAGGCGGAGCCGACCGACGACGCCGAGGGATCAGCAGAAGACGAGGACAGGCTCTTCATCGAGGACGGATTGTTCGACCTCGAACCCGTGCTGCGGGATGCGGTGGTGCTCGCACTGCCGATGCAGCCGGTGTGCCAGGACGACTGCCTGGGCCTGTGCTCCGAGTGCGGAGCGCGGCTCACGGACGACCCGGACCACCACCACGACGCCGTCGACATCCGTTGGGCGGCACTGCAGGGACTCGCCGGTTCACTCGAAGATGGCGAGAAGGACGAGATGAGCGGCGCTGACGCGGAAGCGGGCGTCGACGAGAAGCAGGAGAAGTAG
- the rpmF gene encoding 50S ribosomal protein L32, with the protein MAVPKRKMSRSNTRHRRSQWKAAVPTLVACERCHEPKLQHIACPSCGTYNKRQVLEV; encoded by the coding sequence GTGGCTGTTCCGAAGCGGAAGATGTCGCGCAGCAACACGCGCCACCGCCGGTCGCAGTGGAAGGCTGCGGTCCCCACCCTGGTTGCGTGCGAGCGCTGCCACGAGCCCAAGCTGCAGCACATTGCGTGCCCGTCTTGCGGCACTTACAACAAGCGCCAGGTCCTCGAGGTCTGA
- the rnc gene encoding ribonuclease III yields MRGTVSTAKKADDAKADPSAKKKADNTASSHTLLEGRLGYKLESALLVRALTHRSYAYENGGLPTNERLEFLGDSVLGLVVTDTLYTTHPDLPEGQLAKLRAAVVNSRALAEVGRGLDLGSFIRLGRGEEGTGGRDKASILADTLEAVIGAVYLDQGLDAASELVHRLFDPLIEKSSNLGAGLDWKTSLQELTATESLGVPEYLVTETGPDHEKTFTAAARVGGVSYGTGTGRSKKEAEQQAAESAWRSIRAAADERAEKAAAEKAALDGDEGPTSVSA; encoded by the coding sequence GTGAGAGGCACCGTGTCCACTGCCAAGAAGGCGGATGACGCCAAGGCGGACCCATCCGCCAAGAAGAAAGCGGACAACACGGCCTCGTCCCACACGCTTCTGGAAGGGCGGCTCGGGTACAAGCTCGAGTCCGCCCTTCTGGTGCGTGCGCTGACCCACCGTTCGTACGCGTACGAGAACGGCGGTCTGCCGACCAACGAGCGGCTGGAGTTCCTCGGGGACTCCGTGCTGGGCCTCGTGGTCACGGACACGCTGTACACCACCCACCCCGACCTGCCCGAAGGCCAGCTGGCCAAGTTGCGGGCCGCGGTGGTCAACTCGCGTGCGTTGGCGGAGGTCGGTCGTGGTCTCGACCTGGGCTCCTTCATCCGGCTCGGCCGGGGTGAAGAAGGCACAGGCGGCCGGGACAAGGCGTCCATCCTCGCCGACACCCTTGAAGCGGTGATCGGCGCGGTCTATCTCGACCAGGGCCTCGACGCGGCCTCCGAACTGGTGCATCGCCTGTTCGACCCGCTGATCGAGAAGTCCTCGAACCTCGGAGCCGGCCTGGACTGGAAGACCAGCCTCCAGGAGCTCACCGCGACCGAAAGCCTCGGCGTGCCCGAGTACCTGGTCACGGAGACCGGCCCCGATCACGAGAAGACCTTCACTGCTGCCGCCCGCGTCGGAGGCGTCTCGTACGGCACCGGCACCGGCCGCAGCAAGAAGGAGGCGGAGCAGCAGGCCGCCGAGTCCGCCTGGCGGTCCATCCGGGCCGCAGCGGACGAGCGCGCCGAGAAGGCGGCGGCCGAGAAGGCCGCCCTGGACGGCGACGAAGGCCCGACGTCCGTCTCTGCCTGA
- the mutM gene encoding bifunctional DNA-formamidopyrimidine glycosylase/DNA-(apurinic or apyrimidinic site) lyase, with amino-acid sequence MPELPEVEVVRRGLERWVAHRVVADAEVLHPRAVRRHIAGADDFAHRLKGHRFGVPSRRGKYLWLPLEDTQQSVLAHLGMSGQLLVQPTAAPDEKHLRIRVRFADTLTSAAAAAGATELRFVDQRTFGGLSLHDNTPDGLPDVIAHIARDPLDPLFDDEAFHQALRRKRTTIKRALLDQSLISGVGNIYADEALWRARVHYERPTAGFTRPRTAELLGHVRDVMNAALSVGGTSFDSLYVNVNGESGYFDRSLDAYGREGLPCKRCGTPMRRRPWMNRSSYFCPRCQRAPRAES; translated from the coding sequence ATGCCCGAGTTGCCCGAGGTCGAGGTCGTCCGGCGCGGCCTGGAGCGGTGGGTCGCCCACCGGGTCGTCGCCGACGCCGAGGTGCTGCACCCGCGTGCCGTACGCCGTCACATCGCCGGCGCCGACGACTTCGCGCACCGCCTCAAGGGGCATCGCTTCGGTGTCCCGAGCCGCCGCGGCAAGTACCTGTGGCTCCCCCTGGAGGACACCCAACAGTCTGTCCTGGCGCACCTCGGCATGAGCGGCCAGCTCCTGGTCCAGCCGACCGCGGCTCCCGACGAGAAGCACCTCAGAATCCGCGTGCGGTTCGCGGACACGCTGACATCAGCCGCTGCCGCGGCGGGTGCCACTGAGCTCCGCTTCGTCGACCAGCGCACCTTCGGCGGGCTGTCGTTGCACGACAACACCCCCGACGGCCTGCCCGACGTCATCGCGCACATCGCGCGCGACCCCCTCGACCCGCTGTTCGACGACGAGGCCTTCCACCAGGCCCTGCGCCGCAAGCGCACCACCATCAAACGGGCCCTGCTGGACCAGTCGTTGATCAGCGGAGTAGGCAACATCTACGCGGACGAGGCGCTTTGGCGCGCCCGCGTCCACTACGAGCGCCCGACGGCCGGCTTCACCCGCCCGCGCACGGCCGAACTCCTCGGCCACGTAAGGGATGTGATGAACGCGGCGCTCTCCGTCGGCGGCACCAGCTTCGACAGCCTCTACGTCAACGTCAACGGGGAGTCGGGCTACTTCGACCGCTCGCTCGACGCGTACGGCCGTGAAGGTCTGCCGTGCAAGAGGTGCGGTACGCCGATGCGCAGGCGTCCCTGGATGAACCGGTCCAGCTACTTCTGCCCGAGGTGTCAGAGGGCGCCGCGCGCCGAGTCGTAA
- a CDS encoding winged helix-turn-helix transcriptional regulator, translating to MDTPQEHTEADDLPYNVFAKACPSRGTLEHVTGRWGGLTLGALYEGTLRFNELRRRVAGVSEKMLAQTLHALERDGLVHREAQPTNPPRVDYELTPLGRDVAERLLGLIHLVEGRMDDVLASRERYDSARGAL from the coding sequence ATGGACACCCCGCAGGAGCACACGGAGGCGGACGACCTCCCGTACAACGTGTTCGCCAAGGCCTGTCCCTCGCGCGGCACCCTGGAGCACGTGACGGGCCGCTGGGGCGGGCTGACGCTCGGCGCTCTGTACGAGGGCACGCTGCGCTTCAACGAACTTCGCCGACGCGTTGCCGGCGTGAGCGAGAAGATGCTGGCCCAGACCCTGCACGCGCTGGAGCGCGACGGGCTGGTGCACCGCGAGGCGCAACCGACGAACCCGCCCCGCGTGGACTACGAACTGACCCCGCTCGGCCGTGACGTCGCCGAGCGGCTGCTGGGCCTCATCCACCTGGTGGAGGGCCGCATGGACGACGTCCTCGCCTCGCGGGAGCGTTACGACTCGGCGCGCGGCGCCCTCTGA
- a CDS encoding flavodoxin family protein: MTTPVVSIAYHSGYGHTAVLAEAVRSGAVEAGAEVHLIKVDEITDEQWALLDGSDAVVFGSPTYMGTASGAFHVFAEASSKRWFGQDWKDKLAAGFTNSGSKSGDKLNTLQFFQVLAGQHGMHWVNLGLLPGWNNSEGSEHDLNRLGFFAGAAASTNVDEGPDAVHKADIQTAEHLGRRVTETARVFLLGRAA; the protein is encoded by the coding sequence GTGACCACCCCCGTTGTCTCCATCGCCTACCACTCCGGCTACGGCCACACCGCCGTCCTCGCCGAGGCGGTCCGCTCCGGTGCCGTCGAGGCAGGTGCCGAGGTGCACCTGATCAAGGTCGACGAGATCACCGACGAGCAGTGGGCGCTCCTGGACGGCTCGGACGCCGTCGTCTTCGGCTCGCCGACCTACATGGGCACGGCGTCCGGCGCCTTCCACGTCTTCGCGGAGGCGTCATCGAAGCGCTGGTTCGGGCAGGACTGGAAGGACAAGCTGGCAGCCGGCTTCACCAACTCCGGGTCCAAGAGCGGCGACAAGCTCAACACGCTGCAGTTCTTCCAGGTTCTCGCCGGGCAGCACGGCATGCACTGGGTCAACCTCGGCCTGCTGCCGGGCTGGAACAACAGCGAGGGCTCCGAGCACGACCTCAACCGCCTCGGCTTCTTCGCCGGCGCCGCGGCCTCGACCAACGTCGACGAGGGCCCGGACGCCGTTCACAAGGCGGACATCCAGACCGCGGAGCACCTGGGCCGCCGGGTGACGGAGACGGCGCGGGTCTTCCTGCTGGGCCGCGCCGCCTGA
- a CDS encoding CAP domain-containing protein, with protein sequence MGRHRRSAAGRAATGRATGVTGRDGSYTSSYDPQQYSYSYDPPEALAAGDEQPVLGIAPYLKAEEYAESSARSAAYLFATEDDYTTVFPERGPSSGKGSGRSGSRRRKKRAATPVKTGLLGVSAAVAIGTVAVATGSMPGLDNYKLGGGGGDKVQAASTPTNSASEQGGTSGSVHGRDGGSSTSRDAHRSASPSPSPSTSSAAPTEAPTKKPKATPSKKPKTTPSKKETKPPKETTAPVRVSAEAAAEAEVLKLVNEERAKVGCSAVSANSTLSDLAETFSKAMAAEDFFDHTDPSGATPWDRASKLGISNLGGENIARGQADAAAVMNAWMNSPGHRANILNCDFKTLGVGVHFGTGGPWWTQDFGY encoded by the coding sequence ATGGGACGCCACCGACGCTCAGCCGCCGGCCGCGCCGCCACGGGCCGCGCCACGGGGGTCACAGGAAGGGACGGCTCGTACACGAGCAGCTATGACCCCCAGCAGTACTCGTACAGCTATGACCCGCCGGAGGCCCTGGCGGCGGGTGACGAGCAGCCCGTCCTGGGGATCGCGCCTTATCTGAAGGCCGAGGAGTACGCCGAGTCCTCCGCGAGGAGTGCCGCGTATCTGTTCGCCACGGAGGACGACTACACCACGGTCTTCCCGGAGCGCGGGCCGTCGTCCGGCAAGGGCTCCGGGCGCAGTGGGTCGCGTCGCCGCAAGAAGAGGGCCGCGACGCCGGTGAAGACCGGTCTGCTCGGCGTCTCCGCCGCTGTCGCCATCGGCACGGTCGCGGTCGCCACGGGTTCGATGCCCGGCCTCGACAACTACAAGCTCGGCGGCGGTGGCGGCGACAAGGTGCAGGCCGCGAGCACGCCGACCAACTCGGCGAGCGAGCAGGGCGGCACGTCCGGCAGTGTCCACGGCCGGGACGGCGGGTCCTCGACGAGCCGCGACGCCCACCGCTCGGCCTCGCCGTCGCCGAGCCCGTCGACGTCCTCGGCGGCGCCGACCGAGGCGCCGACGAAGAAGCCGAAGGCGACCCCGTCCAAGAAGCCGAAGACGACGCCCTCGAAGAAGGAGACCAAGCCGCCGAAGGAGACCACCGCCCCGGTGAGGGTCTCCGCGGAGGCCGCCGCCGAGGCGGAGGTGCTCAAGCTGGTCAACGAGGAGCGGGCCAAGGTCGGCTGCAGCGCGGTGTCCGCCAACAGCACCCTGTCGGACCTGGCCGAGACCTTCAGCAAGGCCATGGCCGCCGAGGACTTCTTCGACCACACCGACCCCAGCGGTGCCACGCCCTGGGACCGGGCGTCGAAGCTCGGCATATCCAACCTCGGCGGCGAGAACATAGCCCGAGGCCAGGCGGACGCGGCCGCGGTGATGAACGCCTGGATGAACAGCCCCGGCCACCGCGCCAACATCCTGAACTGCGACTTCAAGACCCTCGGGGTCGGTGTGCACTTCGGGACCGGCGGCCCCTGGTGGACGCAGGACTTCGGCTACTAG
- a CDS encoding acylphosphatase, with protein MSEDVRLVAWVRGRVQGVGFRWFTRAKALELGALSGFALNLGDGRVQVVAEGPRERCDGLLDWLRGDDTPGRVDGVTEIWDTPRGGYDGFAIR; from the coding sequence ATGAGCGAGGATGTGCGACTGGTCGCCTGGGTGCGGGGACGCGTCCAAGGTGTGGGTTTCCGCTGGTTCACGCGGGCCAAGGCCCTTGAGCTCGGCGCCCTGAGTGGTTTTGCTCTCAATTTGGGGGACGGACGGGTCCAGGTGGTCGCCGAGGGCCCGCGCGAGCGGTGCGACGGGCTCCTCGACTGGCTCCGTGGCGACGACACGCCCGGCCGGGTCGACGGTGTCACCGAGATCTGGGACACACCCCGCGGCGGTTACGACGGCTTCGCGATCCGCTGA